Proteins encoded within one genomic window of Nitrospirota bacterium:
- a CDS encoding DUF2442 domain-containing protein — protein MNTAVKLQEVRIKDVTISKDTITAQLVDGRIISVPLAWSWRLSDATPKQRAHYRIIGDGQGVHWPDVDEDISAEGMLYGVPAPRPLKRNLIPKHNKKMATK, from the coding sequence ATGAACACTGCGGTGAAATTGCAAGAAGTAAGAATTAAAGATGTAACCATTTCTAAAGACACTATTACAGCGCAATTGGTTGACGGCCGTATTATCAGCGTTCCGCTTGCATGGTCATGGCGTTTATCCGATGCAACACCTAAACAGCGGGCTCATTACAGGATCATAGGAGACGGGCAAGGCGTGCATTGGCCTGATGTAGATGAAGATATCAGTGCTGAAGGAATGCTGTATGGCGTTCCGGCTCCACGCCCGCTGAAGCGCAACTTAATACCTAAACATAACAAAAAAATGGCTACCAAATAG